A single window of Candoia aspera isolate rCanAsp1 chromosome 3, rCanAsp1.hap2, whole genome shotgun sequence DNA harbors:
- the EBAG9 gene encoding receptor-binding cancer antigen expressed on SiSo cells has translation MAITQFRLFKICTCLAAVLSFFKRLICRTGRGRKLSGDQITLPTTVDFSSVPKQPEVEDWSSWDEDAPTSVKIEGGNGNVANQQNGLEEMEPDYFKDMAPTIRKTQKIIVKKREPLNFGSQDGGAGFSSRLAATQDVPFIHQSPELGDLETWQENTNAWEEEEDASWQAEEVLRQQKMAEREKRAAEQQRKKMEKEVQRLMKKEQNKIGVKLS, from the exons ATGGCAATTACACAATTCCGTCTATTTAAAATTTGTACATGCTTGGCAGCAGTACTGTCTTTTTTTAAACGATTAATTTGCAG GACTGGAAGAGGACGAAAACTTAGTGGAGACCAAATAACTTTGCCAACTACTGTGGATTTTTCATCTGTTCCTAAACAA CCAGAAGTAGAAGATTGGTCTTCATGGGATGAAGATGCACCTACGAGTGTGAAAATTGAAGGTGGTAATGGCAATGTGGCCAATCAACAAAATGGGTTGGAAGAAATGGAGCCTGATTACTTTAAAGACATGGCACCAACAATAAGGAAAACACAGAAA ATCATTGTTAAAAAACGTGAACCTTTAAATTTTGGCAGCCAAGATGGTGGTGCTGGATTTTCAAGTAGATTAGCAGCCACACAAGATGTTCCTTTTATTCACCAATCT CCAGAACTAGGAGACTTGGAGACATGGCAGGAAAACACAAATGcttgggaagaagaagaagatgcttCCTGGCAAGCAGAAGAAGTTCTGAG GCAGCAGAAAATGGCAGAAAGGGAAAAACGAGCAGCTgagcaacagaggaagaaaatggagaaagaagTACAGCGGTTAATGaagaaagagcaaaataaaattgGTGTGAAGTTGTCTTAA